A window of Hymenobacter aerilatus contains these coding sequences:
- a CDS encoding tail fiber domain-containing protein: MKHALLQAFLFVLLSLLAGPTLAQTGGSVGIGTSAPDASAVLDVAAPNKGLLIPRLDSAARVGIPAPATGLLVFQTNPRQGFYYYSGAGWRYLPDQTRTGGDNLGNHMATRVLNLQGNALVGTGTSLPAGVRGMGVRADGGLNLAQNTPGENLYVGYQTGQANTGGFHNQFIGRQAGQANTTGNENQFSGYQSGYSNTEGSDNQFSGYQSGYSNTEGRENQFSGYWSGYSNIRGKENQFSGHRSGYYNTMGSYNQFSGYRSGFYNTTGNENQFSGYGSGKNNTTGSRNQFVGYGSGIANSTGSNNWAFGYLAGPATEDLINAGAIGYDARVSQSNSLALGGTGTNAVRVGIGTGAPAAQLEVQLPSASEAASLKLEHRGSNLIVRPLNGGNTASIIENTAGNLLLEPSGQGNVGINQTNPTYRLDVGGSIYATGVIISSDARFKTDVRPLTGALAGALALRGVRYRLNALGLSRGGDAGQQVGLLAQEVEKVYPELVSTDAQGYKAVNYAQLTPVLLEAIRELAAEAATQRARAIQAEATLSSFEQRLRALEAGADRAAAH; this comes from the coding sequence ATGAAACACGCTCTACTACAAGCTTTTCTATTTGTGCTGCTGAGCCTGCTGGCTGGCCCTACCCTGGCGCAGACGGGCGGCAGCGTGGGCATCGGCACCAGCGCGCCCGATGCCTCAGCCGTACTCGATGTGGCGGCCCCAAACAAGGGTCTGCTCATCCCACGCCTGGACTCCGCGGCGCGCGTGGGCATCCCGGCCCCGGCCACGGGCCTGCTCGTGTTCCAGACTAACCCGCGCCAGGGCTTCTACTACTACAGCGGCGCAGGCTGGCGCTACCTGCCCGACCAGACCCGCACCGGCGGCGACAACCTGGGTAACCACATGGCTACCCGCGTCCTGAACCTGCAGGGCAACGCGCTGGTGGGCACCGGAACCAGTCTGCCAGCCGGGGTGCGGGGCATGGGCGTACGCGCCGACGGAGGCCTGAACTTGGCCCAGAACACGCCGGGCGAAAATTTGTATGTGGGCTACCAGACCGGACAGGCTAATACGGGCGGCTTCCACAATCAATTTATCGGCCGGCAGGCCGGACAGGCAAACACAACGGGTAACGAGAACCAGTTTAGTGGCTACCAGAGTGGTTATAGCAACACAGAGGGCAGTGACAACCAGTTTAGTGGCTACCAGAGTGGCTACAGCAACACAGAGGGCCGTGAAAACCAATTTAGCGGCTATTGGAGCGGCTATAGCAACATAAGAGGCAAAGAAAATCAATTCAGCGGCCACCGGAGTGGCTACTACAACACAATGGGTAGCTATAATCAGTTCAGCGGTTACCGAAGTGGCTTCTACAATACGACGGGCAACGAGAACCAATTCAGTGGCTATGGGAGCGGAAAAAACAATACGACAGGCAGTCGCAATCAGTTCGTCGGCTATGGAAGTGGCATCGCCAACTCAACGGGTAGCAACAACTGGGCCTTTGGCTACCTAGCCGGCCCTGCGACGGAAGACCTGATTAACGCTGGGGCCATAGGATATGATGCCAGAGTCAGCCAAAGTAACTCGTTGGCACTAGGTGGCACTGGTACCAACGCCGTGCGGGTGGGCATTGGTACTGGCGCGCCCGCTGCTCAGCTCGAAGTGCAACTGCCCAGCGCCTCAGAGGCGGCTTCGCTCAAGCTCGAGCACCGCGGCTCCAATCTGATTGTGCGCCCGCTCAATGGGGGCAATACAGCCAGCATCATCGAAAACACGGCCGGCAACCTGCTGCTCGAACCCAGCGGCCAAGGCAACGTGGGTATCAACCAGACCAATCCTACTTACCGCCTCGACGTGGGCGGTAGCATTTATGCTACGGGGGTTATCATCTCCTCCGATGCGCGCTTTAAAACTGACGTGCGCCCACTCACCGGCGCCCTGGCCGGGGCGCTGGCCCTGCGCGGGGTGCGCTACCGCCTCAACGCGTTGGGCTTGAGCCGGGGCGGCGACGCGGGCCAGCAGGTGGGCTTGCTGGCGCAGGAGGTAGAGAAAGTGTACCCCGAGCTGGTAAGCACGGATGCGCAGGGTTACAAAGCCGTCAACTACGCCCAGCTCACGCCTGTGCTACTGGAGGCCATTCGGGAGCTGGCGGCCGAAGCCGCAACCCAACGTGCCCGCGCCATCCAGGCCGAAGCCACGCTTAGCAGCTTCGAGCAACGCTTGCGAGCCTTGGAAGCAGGCGCTGACCGTGCTGCCGCTCACTAG
- a CDS encoding T9SS type A sorting domain-containing protein, with protein sequence MKHFFSLLLGLSPLMSLAQTLTTTGGAVVTVQGGATLYVAGGVQQASGSTLTNAGTLQLTGDFTNAGTLTSPGTLLFSGSQDQTFAPGSATVAYLTLRNTGAAGSNRLFIPANLTITSLLTLTQGLVRTQGVGGGAPLYTLRLPNEASVVGEEAGRYVQGRLQVTRTAGVGAMDFANGLVLNANGQNLGTVTVTRTAGLQLAGVSYGQNGSGTSKGIDRVWEVTADQPLNPATPASVTVSWVADDDHGLTMPTTAQLWRADQTTGPWAPQGAPVGVSARSFTASVAQLGVLTLSNTNQPLPVELVRFTAERRGTAALLRWSTVSEVNNDRFEVEVSEDGYAFRRIGQVSGHGTSSLPHEYQLLDPTLAQYGAAQVYYRLRQVDHDGTAHFSPVRTVVVSGQPELALFPNPTSQATTLTGALPGAVVSVYDATGRLVHSGTVDAAGSAQLRLPAGSATGVYLVRTGPHALRLIVQ encoded by the coding sequence ATGAAACACTTTTTCTCTCTTTTGCTGGGGCTCTCTCCGCTGATGAGCCTGGCCCAAACCCTGACCACCACCGGCGGCGCCGTGGTGACAGTGCAGGGCGGCGCTACGCTCTACGTAGCGGGCGGCGTGCAGCAGGCCAGCGGTAGCACCCTCACCAATGCCGGTACCCTGCAGCTCACAGGTGATTTCACCAACGCGGGTACGCTCACCTCGCCGGGTACGCTGCTATTTAGCGGCAGCCAGGACCAGACCTTCGCGCCTGGCTCGGCTACCGTGGCCTACCTCACGCTCCGCAACACCGGCGCCGCGGGCAGCAACCGCCTGTTCATCCCCGCCAATCTGACCATCACCTCCCTGCTTACTCTTACTCAGGGCCTGGTGCGTACCCAGGGCGTTGGGGGCGGTGCGCCGCTCTACACCCTGCGCCTACCCAACGAGGCCAGCGTGGTAGGGGAGGAGGCGGGCCGCTACGTGCAGGGGCGTCTTCAGGTGACGCGCACGGCCGGTGTCGGCGCAATGGACTTCGCCAACGGCCTGGTGCTGAACGCAAACGGTCAGAACCTGGGAACCGTGACGGTGACGCGCACGGCGGGGCTGCAACTGGCCGGCGTCAGCTACGGCCAGAACGGGAGCGGTACCAGTAAGGGCATCGACCGGGTGTGGGAGGTAACGGCCGACCAGCCGCTCAACCCAGCCACTCCGGCCTCCGTTACGGTGAGCTGGGTGGCCGACGACGACCACGGGCTGACTATGCCCACGACGGCACAACTCTGGCGCGCCGACCAAACCACGGGTCCGTGGGCGCCGCAGGGCGCGCCGGTTGGCGTCAGTGCCCGTTCGTTTACGGCCAGCGTGGCGCAGCTAGGCGTGCTCACCCTGAGCAATACCAACCAGCCCCTACCCGTGGAGCTGGTGCGCTTCACAGCCGAGCGCCGCGGCACCGCGGCGCTGCTACGGTGGAGCACGGTCTCGGAGGTGAACAACGACCGATTTGAGGTGGAAGTGAGCGAGGACGGGTACGCGTTTCGGCGGATTGGGCAGGTGTCGGGCCACGGCACGAGCAGCCTGCCCCACGAGTACCAACTGCTGGATCCGACCCTGGCGCAGTATGGGGCAGCGCAGGTGTACTACCGCCTGCGCCAGGTAGACCACGATGGCACAGCCCACTTCTCGCCCGTGCGCACCGTGGTTGTCAGCGGGCAGCCGGAACTGGCGCTATTTCCAAACCCCACCAGTCAGGCTACTACCCTAACGGGTGCCCTACCCGGAGCCGTGGTGAGCGTGTATGATGCCACGGGTCGGCTGGTGCATTCGGGCACCGTCGATGCGGCTGGCTCGGCCCAGTTACGCCTGCCGGCTGGCAGCGCCACGGGCGTATACCTGGTACGAACCGGCCCGCATGCCCTACGCCTGATAGTGCAATAG
- a CDS encoding WG repeat-containing protein, producing the protein MRNFLTGWWAVVVVGLPACQAAPEPPWRLVQRPTDEACAYVSAAGDTVIPFGRYDRSVTERFDRVAIVHRVGTGWVGIDRQERVLFHPYLFDNGPDYPAEGVLRIVNAAGLLGYADTATGRVVVPPRYEAAFPFEKGRARVGRGCHTEQAVEHSYWTCATWSYINHQGQALTDSIR; encoded by the coding sequence ATGCGCAATTTTCTGACCGGCTGGTGGGCTGTTGTTGTGGTAGGGCTACCGGCCTGTCAGGCGGCACCCGAGCCGCCGTGGCGACTAGTGCAGCGCCCCACCGACGAGGCCTGCGCCTACGTGTCGGCGGCAGGCGACACGGTTATTCCCTTTGGGCGCTACGATAGGAGCGTGACCGAACGGTTTGACCGCGTGGCTATTGTGCACCGGGTAGGGACGGGCTGGGTCGGCATCGACCGGCAGGAGCGGGTGCTTTTCCATCCCTACCTCTTCGACAATGGCCCCGACTACCCCGCCGAGGGCGTCCTGCGCATAGTGAATGCGGCGGGCCTGCTCGGCTACGCCGATACCGCCACCGGGCGGGTGGTGGTGCCGCCGCGCTACGAGGCCGCGTTTCCCTTCGAAAAGGGCCGGGCTAGGGTAGGACGGGGCTGCCATACGGAGCAGGCGGTTGAGCACTCGTACTGGACCTGTGCCACGTGGTCCTATATCAATCACCAAGGTCAGGCGCTGACCGATTCTATCCGTTGA
- a CDS encoding M949_RS01915 family surface polysaccharide biosynthesis protein: MMRVAFFLITFSFVTASAHGQVQVKPLAPAAVPATLKRTGRVVQALRYTDRTGTYTVLATQTGARPDPAAKDTDDAQRADLYAYHYSASGAPTWQVHDFVEECPLDIGAEFRPKGLTVTDLDQDGTAEIWLVYRTVCRGDVSPSTQKIILYEGSRKYAVRGTSRIALGGGQFDGGTYTFDAAWKTAPAAFRQHAEQLWKQHLTEKVGE; the protein is encoded by the coding sequence ATGATGCGTGTAGCTTTCTTCCTGATTACGTTTTCCTTCGTGACGGCATCGGCGCATGGGCAGGTGCAAGTCAAGCCGTTGGCGCCGGCTGCCGTGCCGGCTACCCTGAAGCGCACTGGCCGCGTGGTGCAGGCCCTGCGCTACACCGACCGCACCGGCACCTACACCGTGCTGGCCACCCAAACCGGCGCCCGGCCCGACCCCGCCGCCAAGGACACCGACGATGCCCAACGCGCCGACCTCTACGCCTACCACTACTCGGCCAGCGGCGCGCCTACCTGGCAGGTGCACGACTTCGTGGAAGAATGTCCGCTGGATATCGGCGCGGAGTTTCGCCCGAAAGGCCTCACCGTGACGGACCTCGACCAGGATGGCACGGCCGAAATCTGGCTCGTGTACCGCACCGTGTGCCGTGGCGACGTAAGCCCCAGCACCCAGAAGATTATCCTGTACGAAGGCTCGCGCAAGTATGCCGTGCGCGGTACCAGCCGCATTGCGCTGGGCGGGGGGCAGTTTGATGGCGGCACCTACACCTTCGATGCGGCCTGGAAAACCGCTCCGGCTGCCTTCCGCCAGCACGCCGAGCAGCTATGGAAACAGCACCTCACGGAGAAGGTAGGGGAATAA
- a CDS encoding DUF4132 domain-containing protein: MATTKQEEFNPAILDDTSAEAVEMKPILLELLPQLLAKRYGTKLNELPAYQKIRRQNTAYQSRLVLALTTAINRVSREENYRVRWDLGEVLTALMRTTLSLTEAEYLRLFASYGLDFTDADNVSLHFYPFPVLLTLHQVAKLAKRGPLGEPMLTFLRQLRDHTAGQANDLLKIHLKTQEILGQATGDDMLPVVVFADGDPLGQALGQFVADLDRTNPKTAAWLGLLQRWQKATASQPTAKLRQELDAATTAIGSDTVRTQGQAWLQLLVATPVTEQTHTHDYGDGRTYTYSSWDFLTDANATVAKGLIWTLQPLADATMLELLTALAAKCFRKIPGKGPLAAGLGNACLLALSQNGLPGVAALARVRSKIRQTNTQELIARHIAQESVKLGVSPAEIEDMAVPNFGLEGGRLVETLGDYTATLTLTDGKADVQWQKADKPLKSAPTALKATHADELKELKAAQTQAQQTYTTQRDRLDRSFVEERRIPWPWFEQYYFQHGLMSLLARPLIWRLHYPDGTTRDALFQHDTWQDAHGQPVPIPTPDTQVQLWHPVLAPTDEVLAWRQLLEDKQLRQPLKQAFREVYLLTPPEERTRTYSNRMAAHILKQHQFNSLAKLRGWRYSLLGAYDKGYDSEIATLLLPTHDLAAEFWVSEVHADGEWNDTGIYNYVSTDQVRFVRQNEPVPLPEVPPLPFSEVMRDVDLFVGVASVGNDPQWRDNGGLAQYRNYWESYSFGDLSEVAKTRKLALQRLVPRLKIGKVSEIKGNFLVVKGHRHVYKIHLGSGNILMEPNDQYLCIVPDRTSKKPGATDVFLPFEGDAVLSIILSKALLLMDDDKITDQTILRQL; encoded by the coding sequence ATGGCAACCACCAAGCAAGAAGAGTTCAACCCAGCTATTTTAGACGATACCAGCGCTGAAGCGGTGGAGATGAAGCCCATACTACTAGAGCTGCTACCCCAGCTGCTCGCCAAACGCTACGGCACCAAGCTCAACGAGTTGCCAGCTTACCAGAAGATACGCCGTCAAAATACCGCCTACCAAAGCCGGCTGGTGCTGGCCCTGACGACGGCCATCAACCGCGTGAGCCGGGAAGAAAACTACCGCGTCCGGTGGGATCTGGGCGAGGTGCTGACGGCTCTGATGCGCACTACGCTCAGCCTTACTGAAGCCGAATACCTGCGCCTGTTTGCCAGCTACGGCCTCGATTTCACCGATGCAGACAACGTGTCGTTGCACTTCTACCCCTTCCCGGTGCTTTTGACCCTGCATCAGGTAGCCAAGCTGGCGAAGCGCGGACCCCTGGGCGAGCCGATGCTGACTTTTTTGCGGCAGCTACGCGACCATACCGCCGGTCAAGCCAACGACTTGCTGAAAATACACCTCAAAACCCAGGAAATACTGGGCCAGGCCACCGGCGACGATATGCTGCCCGTTGTGGTATTTGCCGATGGCGACCCACTGGGCCAGGCGCTCGGCCAGTTTGTGGCTGATTTGGACCGCACCAACCCAAAAACCGCCGCGTGGCTGGGCCTGCTGCAACGTTGGCAAAAAGCCACCGCCTCCCAGCCTACTGCCAAACTGCGCCAGGAACTAGACGCTGCCACCACCGCCATAGGCTCCGATACCGTTCGTACTCAAGGCCAGGCGTGGCTCCAATTGCTGGTTGCTACGCCCGTAACGGAGCAGACACACACGCACGATTACGGCGATGGTCGTACCTACACCTATTCCTCCTGGGACTTCCTCACGGACGCCAACGCCACTGTTGCCAAGGGCTTGATCTGGACCCTTCAACCGCTGGCTGACGCCACTATGCTGGAACTGCTGACGGCACTGGCGGCCAAGTGCTTCCGCAAAATTCCGGGCAAGGGTCCGCTGGCCGCTGGCTTGGGCAATGCCTGTTTGCTGGCCCTGTCGCAGAACGGCCTGCCCGGCGTGGCAGCGCTGGCGCGGGTGCGCTCCAAAATCCGCCAGACCAATACCCAGGAGCTGATTGCCCGCCACATTGCGCAGGAATCCGTGAAACTGGGTGTGAGCCCGGCCGAGATTGAGGACATGGCCGTGCCCAATTTTGGGCTGGAAGGCGGCCGGCTAGTAGAGACGCTGGGCGACTACACCGCTACCCTTACCCTCACCGATGGCAAAGCCGATGTGCAGTGGCAGAAAGCCGACAAGCCGTTGAAAAGCGCCCCCACGGCCCTCAAAGCTACCCACGCCGACGAGCTAAAGGAGCTAAAAGCCGCCCAAACGCAGGCCCAGCAAACCTACACCACCCAGCGCGACCGGCTCGACCGCAGCTTCGTGGAGGAGCGCCGGATTCCATGGCCCTGGTTCGAGCAGTATTATTTCCAGCATGGCCTGATGAGTTTGCTGGCTCGGCCCCTCATTTGGCGGCTGCACTACCCCGATGGCACCACGCGAGACGCGCTGTTTCAGCACGACACCTGGCAGGACGCGCACGGGCAGCCCGTGCCCATCCCTACCCCCGACACGCAGGTGCAGCTCTGGCACCCCGTGCTGGCCCCCACCGACGAGGTACTGGCTTGGCGGCAGTTGCTGGAAGACAAGCAGTTGCGTCAGCCGCTAAAGCAGGCGTTCCGAGAGGTGTACCTGCTCACGCCACCCGAGGAGCGCACCCGCACCTACTCCAACCGTATGGCCGCGCACATCCTCAAACAGCACCAGTTCAATAGCTTAGCCAAGCTACGCGGCTGGCGCTACAGTTTGCTCGGCGCCTACGACAAAGGTTACGACTCCGAAATTGCTACCCTGCTGCTCCCTACCCACGACCTCGCCGCCGAGTTCTGGGTAAGCGAGGTGCACGCCGATGGCGAGTGGAACGACACTGGTATTTACAATTACGTTAGCACCGACCAAGTGCGTTTTGTGCGCCAGAACGAGCCCGTGCCGCTGCCCGAAGTGCCGCCCCTACCCTTCTCGGAGGTGATGCGCGACGTGGACCTGTTCGTAGGCGTGGCCTCAGTGGGCAACGATCCACAGTGGCGCGACAACGGCGGCCTGGCCCAGTACCGCAACTACTGGGAGAGCTACTCCTTTGGCGACCTGAGCGAAGTGGCCAAAACCCGCAAGCTGGCCCTACAACGGCTGGTACCGCGCCTGAAAATTGGGAAAGTGAGCGAAATCAAGGGCAACTTCTTGGTGGTGAAGGGCCACCGCCACGTCTACAAGATTCACCTGGGCTCGGGCAATATTCTCATGGAGCCCAATGACCAATACCTGTGCATCGTACCCGACCGCACCAGCAAAAAACCGGGCGCCACCGACGTGTTCCTACCCTTTGAGGGCGACGCCGTACTCTCCATCATCCTCAGCAAAGCCCTTCTGCTCATGGACGATGATAAGATTACCGACCAAACCATTTTGCGGCAGCTATAG
- a CDS encoding DUF6493 family protein: MPTPAETFEDIILHKTAQELVPFLLNLDKKEAMTLRRPTQKLKKHLEEYRQIKDKKGQTRYERLLTTEQQVMLAMAGVATFTRKEGLARSFELPWTLRNPQESQQLYDLYWQVLRHARPDWLGDMLASLTRANVWQAPDYTELRALEREGLIAYDMPTFAQLLGNRLSRYARAENKQKRTLPEVEEFVLNDLRADPELLRRDVWLLFDYETNVNYDSTYIGPYPDGISIGWKPLLTTLAAAGDLSRDELLTRSLLALRRDFKRPLLGWFKELFTELKPTPAERLARQSELVELLAHPLPVVVNFAIEQLKSLWDEPRFDLAPLLQYADGLMTRQDLKTGLKTLLAGFEKLLKKQPTQAAALTQLATAALPHTDAGVQDRAARLLATVLGAKQPLLSPAEMEETTVTLATYADLLAPAARTRLAPWLTVAAAAEVETTPEAGYAPRPHFEPDLSPANALVPVADWHELLFLTGPLLAADDPIAVDRWVDGLLRLYPHLPNDYATQLHPYVQQALNQLGTLGTNRTLAEVTAHLRDYSGTSGRSGPYDLLVALVLGLATGFEQPQVARIKLRPNEYHAPDPLLYLEQRRLAAAEARLQPGSAPLPLLSTATHAPHWVAPTALVDKLLRYQDAAETPDAADLVVALARCAWSHPDDARAARTRLPKLHNADLRELLTWLLAPVEEDALLPDATPETCAAAPDAPQTKKLKHYGSDATQTTTPLAPRLVPEPTPTPAHATELSAWLPSADLAAGPSLLQRAREKLSKLIPIKTGTEPTFPIDLADALPWLWTVAARTRYPTAELPALAALGKLPGLARPWQPGWTMAEVALTYVITWDKAKPTTTIKHVELQVPDAPAARPSPLLPYAAYVSLPQPINSYIWTLRFNVPIAVALLPNNPEPLHWHVLRTCCRTDDAGSEARDAVQLTLAGLLGMGPRHAVGTSTLLAAGLVHQAATVRAMALEVLLSATDTGRLVPADLGRTLGRLLAAGRAPLARLADNLSQARAISPRTDDALCQLLEALLTQLPATPVRNTAKLLDAYADTLSRVHRPLPEAVQDRLREWQRVGSLRKTVGALLK, translated from the coding sequence ATGCCTACCCCTGCCGAAACGTTTGAGGACATTATCCTGCATAAAACCGCTCAGGAGCTGGTGCCTTTTCTGCTGAACCTCGACAAAAAGGAAGCCATGACCTTGCGTCGGCCTACGCAGAAACTTAAGAAGCACCTAGAGGAGTATCGCCAGATAAAAGATAAAAAGGGGCAAACGCGCTATGAGCGCCTGCTCACCACCGAGCAGCAGGTCATGTTGGCGATGGCAGGAGTAGCCACCTTTACGCGCAAAGAAGGATTGGCACGCAGCTTCGAGCTGCCCTGGACCCTGCGCAACCCCCAGGAAAGCCAACAGCTCTACGATCTGTATTGGCAAGTGCTGCGCCACGCGCGGCCCGACTGGCTGGGCGACATGCTGGCTTCTCTTACCCGCGCCAATGTGTGGCAGGCTCCTGATTATACAGAGCTGCGAGCGTTGGAGCGTGAGGGACTTATTGCCTACGATATGCCCACTTTTGCCCAGTTGCTTGGCAACCGGCTTTCGCGCTACGCCCGTGCAGAGAACAAACAAAAACGCACGTTGCCGGAAGTAGAAGAATTTGTGCTCAACGACTTACGCGCTGACCCCGAACTGCTGCGCCGCGACGTGTGGCTACTGTTCGACTACGAAACCAACGTTAACTACGACAGCACATACATTGGCCCCTACCCCGATGGCATTTCGATTGGGTGGAAACCCTTACTGACCACGTTAGCCGCGGCCGGCGACCTGAGCCGCGACGAGCTACTCACGCGGAGCCTGCTGGCGTTGCGCCGGGACTTCAAGCGGCCGTTGCTGGGGTGGTTCAAAGAGTTGTTTACGGAGCTGAAGCCTACCCCCGCCGAGCGCCTGGCCCGGCAAAGCGAATTGGTGGAGCTGCTAGCCCACCCACTGCCGGTAGTAGTCAATTTTGCTATCGAGCAACTGAAAAGTCTGTGGGATGAGCCCAGATTCGACCTTGCCCCACTCCTGCAATACGCCGACGGTCTAATGACGCGACAGGACCTGAAAACAGGCCTAAAAACATTGCTAGCAGGTTTCGAGAAGCTATTGAAAAAGCAACCCACTCAAGCGGCGGCCCTCACCCAGCTGGCCACGGCCGCCCTACCCCACACCGATGCCGGCGTGCAGGACCGCGCCGCCCGCTTGCTGGCTACAGTGCTGGGGGCCAAGCAGCCGCTGCTCTCCCCCGCCGAAATGGAAGAAACCACCGTCACTCTCGCCACCTACGCCGATCTGCTGGCTCCTGCCGCCCGCACCCGTTTGGCGCCCTGGCTCACGGTAGCGGCTGCCGCTGAGGTTGAAACCACGCCCGAAGCTGGCTACGCGCCGCGCCCACACTTCGAGCCCGACCTCAGTCCCGCTAACGCCCTCGTCCCGGTAGCCGACTGGCACGAGCTGTTGTTCCTGACAGGCCCCCTGCTAGCCGCCGACGACCCCATAGCCGTGGACCGCTGGGTGGATGGCTTGCTCCGCCTATATCCGCATCTGCCAAACGATTATGCCACCCAACTGCACCCCTATGTGCAGCAAGCCCTGAACCAGCTAGGGACGCTGGGGACAAACAGGACGTTGGCTGAGGTAACGGCCCACCTGCGTGATTACTCCGGCACCAGCGGCCGGTCGGGGCCATATGATTTGTTGGTGGCGCTGGTGCTTGGCCTGGCTACTGGCTTCGAGCAGCCGCAGGTAGCGCGTATCAAACTACGTCCTAACGAGTACCATGCGCCAGACCCACTGCTGTACCTGGAGCAGCGCCGCCTGGCCGCCGCCGAGGCTCGTCTGCAACCTGGGTCCGCGCCCCTACCCTTGCTGAGCACTGCTACGCACGCCCCGCACTGGGTGGCGCCTACCGCATTGGTGGATAAGCTACTGCGCTACCAAGACGCTGCCGAAACACCCGACGCTGCCGACCTGGTTGTGGCCCTGGCCCGCTGCGCATGGTCGCACCCCGACGATGCCCGCGCGGCCCGCACCCGTCTACCCAAATTGCACAACGCCGACCTGCGTGAGCTGCTCACCTGGTTGCTAGCTCCTGTTGAGGAAGACGCGCTGCTACCTGACGCCACACCCGAAACTTGTGCCGCCGCGCCTGACGCGCCGCAAACCAAGAAATTGAAGCACTACGGATCCGATGCCACGCAAACGACTACGCCACTGGCTCCTAGGTTGGTACCCGAACCCACGCCTACCCCAGCTCATGCCACCGAGCTATCTGCATGGCTACCATCTGCTGACCTAGCGGCTGGCCCCAGCTTGTTGCAGCGCGCCAGGGAAAAGCTCAGCAAGCTCATTCCTATTAAAACCGGAACTGAGCCGACATTTCCCATTGATCTAGCCGATGCCCTACCCTGGCTATGGACCGTGGCTGCCCGTACCCGCTACCCCACCGCCGAGCTGCCTGCCTTGGCAGCGCTGGGCAAACTGCCTGGCCTAGCTCGCCCTTGGCAACCAGGCTGGACCATGGCCGAAGTTGCGCTTACCTACGTCATCACCTGGGATAAGGCCAAGCCCACTACTACTATTAAACACGTAGAACTACAGGTGCCCGACGCGCCCGCTGCTCGACCGTCTCCACTGCTGCCTTACGCTGCTTACGTCAGCCTACCCCAGCCTATCAACTCTTACATCTGGACGCTTCGTTTCAATGTGCCGATTGCTGTAGCCCTGCTTCCTAACAACCCCGAGCCGCTGCACTGGCACGTGCTGCGTACCTGCTGCCGCACCGACGACGCCGGTTCCGAAGCCCGCGATGCTGTGCAGCTCACCTTGGCCGGACTGCTGGGCATGGGGCCGCGACACGCCGTGGGCACCTCCACGCTGTTGGCGGCCGGGCTGGTGCACCAGGCTGCTACCGTACGCGCGATGGCGCTAGAAGTACTACTGAGCGCCACCGACACCGGCCGCCTAGTGCCCGCCGACCTAGGCCGCACCCTCGGGCGTCTGTTGGCTGCTGGTCGGGCGCCCTTGGCTCGCCTCGCCGACAACCTGTCCCAAGCCCGCGCTATCAGTCCCCGCACCGACGACGCGCTGTGCCAATTGCTCGAAGCCCTGCTGACGCAGTTGCCCGCCACGCCCGTGCGCAACACCGCCAAGTTGCTCGATGCCTACGCCGACACTCTGAGCCGGGTGCACCGCCCACTGCCGGAAGCTGTGCAGGACCGCTTGCGCGAGTGGCAGCGGGTAGGCAGCTTGAGAAAGACGGTTGGAGCTCTGCTAAAGTAG